One uncultured Caproiciproducens sp. DNA segment encodes these proteins:
- a CDS encoding DUF2975 domain-containing protein, producing MWNCSKSLTLSIFCTRLFAVLLAIGVCTAPIIVNWYFGGSSGTQALHLPFRITIYLCAIPGFILLYCLNALLKNIRAGSVFVDENTRMLRIISWSCIAVGIVTFAAGFYYVSFFLVAVACAFFALIIRVIKNIFEQAIELKSENDFTI from the coding sequence ATGTGGAACTGTTCCAAATCTTTAACGCTTTCCATATTTTGCACCAGACTTTTTGCTGTACTGCTGGCAATAGGGGTATGTACCGCGCCCATCATCGTCAACTGGTACTTTGGCGGTTCGTCAGGAACACAGGCGCTGCATTTGCCGTTTCGCATTACAATCTATCTTTGTGCGATACCGGGTTTTATTTTGCTTTACTGCCTGAATGCTCTGTTGAAGAACATTAGAGCAGGCAGCGTTTTTGTAGATGAAAATACGAGAATGCTCAGGATTATCTCATGGAGCTGTATCGCGGTGGGCATTGTTACATTTGCTGCGGGATTTTATTATGTGTCGTTTTTTCTTGTGGCGGTTGCCTGCGCTTTCTTCGCACTGATTATTCGTGTCATTAAAAATATATTTGAGCAGGCGATTGAACTGAAGAGTGAAAATGACTTCACCATTTAA
- a CDS encoding helix-turn-helix transcriptional regulator, translating into MPIIINLDVIMAKRKITSGELSDKIGITPANLSILKNNKAKAIRFSTLEALCRELKCQPADILEYTDME; encoded by the coding sequence ATGCCCATTATCATTAATTTAGACGTTATCATGGCAAAACGAAAAATAACATCCGGTGAGCTGTCAGATAAAATTGGAATTACACCGGCAAATTTATCAATATTGAAAAACAACAAGGCAAAGGCAATCCGCTTTTCTACTCTGGAAGCTTTGTGCCGTGAGCTGAAGTGTCAGCCTGCGGATATTTTAGAATATACTGATATGGAATAG
- a CDS encoding DUF4173 domain-containing protein codes for MNTTEENGAGLAPATTGASILPQTLEYGQNPIIKKQEIPVPFTNADSLFAMLTFVCGYLFVWLINPSGLGFGVTLFTAVFCTMTLLYLKGRGISAPKQSNFWLALILLSSVNFSIFTNVSLQFFNFLFLMGCAVYWVAVMTSGRMEKNLGAYFLPDITNQLFKVPFANFGCASKIVKRTAVKNKKSKLLLASLGGALAILPIFCIVLSLLMQADGTFQALMRKITDDVGSHILNFLFRLLPAFLTGSYLFGLLYGNIQKRRTDAITAEKAANFSQKCKRFPAAAAITALVLLCALYLFFFGSQTAALFTAFSSQGPDGVTFAEYARRGFFELCEVAFINFGVMAFSAFFTSQSEVESRIMRIMHVFLSAETLLLIAIALSKMILYIDRYGLTPKRVYTSWFMIVLAIVFIIVIVSRFKKINLARNIVLSFVICFMLLCYANVDGMIVKYNIGRYQSGTLKTVDVDVLYGAQDAAKPYVLELYGNVNDHQLKTELESFLLGQNESDSPFQEMNLQKLTARRLHME; via the coding sequence ATGAATACAACTGAAGAAAACGGGGCCGGTTTGGCACCCGCAACCACTGGTGCGTCCATTTTACCGCAAACGCTGGAGTATGGTCAGAATCCTATCATCAAAAAGCAGGAAATACCGGTTCCCTTTACAAATGCGGATTCGCTGTTCGCGATGCTTACATTTGTGTGCGGATATCTTTTCGTGTGGCTGATTAACCCATCCGGCCTTGGGTTCGGTGTAACATTGTTTACAGCCGTATTTTGTACTATGACACTTCTGTACCTGAAAGGCCGCGGAATTTCTGCTCCAAAACAGAGTAATTTTTGGCTTGCTCTGATATTGCTTTCATCGGTAAATTTTTCGATTTTCACCAATGTTTCCCTGCAGTTTTTTAATTTTTTGTTTCTGATGGGATGTGCAGTCTATTGGGTTGCGGTAATGACCTCCGGCCGGATGGAAAAAAATCTAGGAGCGTATTTTTTGCCGGATATCACCAATCAGTTATTTAAAGTACCGTTTGCCAATTTTGGCTGTGCTTCAAAAATTGTTAAGCGTACTGCAGTAAAAAATAAAAAGAGCAAATTACTCTTGGCTTCGCTTGGCGGCGCTCTGGCCATTCTGCCGATTTTCTGTATCGTACTTTCGCTGCTGATGCAGGCGGACGGAACCTTTCAGGCATTGATGCGGAAAATTACCGATGATGTTGGAAGTCATATCCTCAATTTTTTATTTCGCCTTTTACCGGCCTTTCTGACCGGCAGTTATTTGTTTGGTTTACTGTATGGGAATATTCAAAAAAGGCGTACGGATGCTATTACAGCAGAAAAAGCTGCAAACTTCTCTCAAAAATGCAAAAGATTCCCCGCCGCCGCCGCCATTACGGCGTTGGTTTTGCTGTGTGCGTTATATCTCTTTTTCTTCGGCTCGCAGACTGCCGCTCTGTTTACTGCTTTTTCAAGTCAAGGTCCGGACGGGGTTACTTTCGCAGAGTACGCAAGGCGGGGATTCTTTGAACTTTGCGAAGTCGCTTTTATCAATTTTGGGGTAATGGCATTCTCTGCGTTCTTTACCAGTCAAAGTGAAGTTGAATCCCGAATTATGCGGATCATGCATGTTTTTCTTTCAGCAGAAACGCTTTTGTTAATCGCGATTGCTTTAAGTAAAATGATTCTGTATATTGACCGTTACGGACTGACTCCCAAACGGGTTTATACCAGCTGGTTCATGATCGTCTTAGCAATCGTCTTTATTATAGTAATCGTATCGCGATTTAAAAAAATTAATTTGGCTCGAAATATCGTATTGTCTTTCGTGATTTGCTTTATGCTCCTTTGCTACGCAAATGTTGACGGAATGATTGTAAAGTACAATATCGGCCGGTATCAGAGTGGAACGCTGAAAACCGTTGATGTCGATGTGCTGTACGGCGCCCAGGACGCCGCAAAGCCTTATGTGTTGGAACTGTACGGGAATGTAAACGACCATCAGCTAAAGACGGAACTGGAGTCTTTTTTACTGGGGCAAAATGAATCTGACAGCCCGTTTCAGGAAATGAATTTACAAAAACTGACGGCCCGCCGCCTTCATATGGAATAG
- a CDS encoding ATPase, T2SS/T4P/T4SS family codes for MDNYSDSRFDSAAKAVCGRIGKYFTLLPRDIKVQAQELRLRVNKPVSICCANGIYFLNQNGRLACYPDGETMLASKEDIEECFRNICSYSIYSHQNEIKNGFVTLSGGHRVGISGTAVFQNGAITGIRDISSINIRIAREITGSANELFHFLKKDINSGVLIVGPPASGKTTILRDIARQLSSGTCGDIRKVVVVDERGELAGTCLGVPQNDLGVCSDVLDGYPKAEGIMQAIRCLSPEFIICDELGGNDEISAVEQSLNAGVSMISTIHAGSIDEFLMKKQAVGLLKTGAFGCVAMLNGHAEPGKIKGIYKAGDLLAKIDRRFDPDYRGGTGGVYGVA; via the coding sequence ATGGATAACTACAGTGACTCAAGATTTGATTCAGCGGCAAAAGCTGTTTGCGGCAGAATCGGAAAGTATTTCACCCTTTTGCCGCGCGACATAAAGGTGCAGGCGCAGGAACTAAGGCTTCGCGTGAACAAACCAGTTTCAATCTGCTGCGCAAACGGGATCTATTTTTTAAATCAAAACGGAAGGCTTGCTTGTTATCCGGATGGCGAAACGATGCTCGCCAGTAAGGAAGATATCGAGGAATGCTTTCGCAATATCTGCAGCTATTCGATTTACAGCCACCAAAACGAAATAAAAAATGGGTTTGTCACACTTTCCGGCGGGCACAGAGTCGGCATCAGCGGAACCGCGGTGTTCCAAAATGGAGCAATAACCGGTATAAGAGATATTTCCTCCATCAATATTCGCATCGCGCGTGAAATTACCGGATCGGCAAATGAACTTTTTCATTTTCTGAAAAAAGACATAAATTCCGGTGTGCTGATCGTCGGCCCTCCTGCAAGCGGCAAAACAACAATTCTGCGCGATATTGCCCGTCAGCTTTCAAGCGGTACCTGCGGGGATATCCGAAAGGTGGTTGTGGTTGATGAGCGCGGTGAATTGGCAGGCACCTGTTTGGGTGTGCCACAAAATGATCTTGGCGTTTGCAGCGACGTTCTTGACGGGTATCCAAAGGCGGAGGGAATTATGCAGGCCATCCGGTGTTTGTCACCCGAATTTATCATTTGTGATGAACTTGGCGGAAATGATGAAATCAGCGCGGTAGAGCAAAGCTTAAACGCGGGCGTCAGTATGATTTCAACAATCCACGCAGGTAGTATAGATGAGTTTCTAATGAAAAAGCAAGCGGTGGGCCTGCTAAAAACCGGGGCATTCGGCTGCGTTGCCATGTTGAACGGGCATGCGGAGCCGGGGAAGATAAAAGGAATTTACAAGGCTGGTGATTTACTTGCTAAAATTGATAGGCGCTTTGATCCTGATTACCGTGGGGGCACTGGCGGGGTATATGGAGTCGCATAG
- a CDS encoding stage III sporulation protein AB: MESHRLAMRVEQLETFLRFVSSAQTEIRFSALPVEQIVQRHGSDLEFLRLCGSSFQKGVDFLTAWQTGVSCCAKNSGFNEKDIELLKGFGRGFGVSDTDGQLSHCALYYELTAQSLKDARDEKERKSKLYQMFGVFSGMAAALLLC, encoded by the coding sequence ATGGAGTCGCATAGGCTTGCAATGCGGGTGGAACAGCTTGAGACATTTCTGCGTTTTGTATCTTCCGCACAGACGGAAATTCGGTTTTCCGCACTGCCGGTGGAACAGATTGTGCAGAGACATGGCAGTGATTTGGAATTCCTCCGTTTATGCGGAAGTTCTTTTCAAAAGGGCGTTGACTTTTTAACGGCGTGGCAGACCGGTGTAAGCTGCTGTGCGAAAAACAGCGGGTTTAATGAGAAGGATATTGAACTGCTCAAGGGATTTGGGCGCGGTTTTGGAGTGAGCGACACCGATGGCCAGCTGTCGCACTGTGCACTGTATTATGAACTCACAGCACAGAGTCTGAAAGACGCAAGGGACGAAAAAGAAAGAAAATCAAAGCTGTATCAAATGTTTGGTGTGTTTTCCGGGATGGCGGCGGCACTCCTGTTATGCTGA
- the spoIIIAC gene encoding stage III sporulation protein AC, with product MDVDLIFKIAAIGIIVAVLNQLLIRSGREDQAMMTTIAGLIVVLMMIIQQIDALFKSIKSIFGL from the coding sequence ATGGACGTGGATTTAATTTTTAAAATTGCCGCAATCGGTATTATTGTTGCGGTACTGAATCAGCTGCTGATTCGATCCGGTCGGGAAGATCAGGCGATGATGACGACAATTGCGGGCCTTATTGTGGTACTCATGATGATTATTCAGCAAATAGACGCTTTGTTTAAGTCTATTAAATCCATATTCGGTTTATAG
- a CDS encoding SpoIIIAC/SpoIIIAD family protein, with the protein MNIIAIAGIAVVAAILAVMLKRYHQEYSIIISICAGVIILFEILANISPAVKQINTLLTSAGLSSEYAAILFKSLGICFLAQFAADSCRDAGESALASKVELAGKISIVVLSLPLFEKIASTAVGLIGG; encoded by the coding sequence ATGAATATAATTGCCATAGCGGGAATTGCAGTTGTCGCGGCTATCCTCGCGGTAATGCTGAAACGATATCATCAGGAGTATTCCATCATCATCAGTATTTGTGCCGGAGTGATTATACTGTTTGAAATACTCGCAAATATTTCCCCCGCCGTTAAACAGATTAATACTCTTCTTACATCAGCCGGGCTTTCCTCCGAATATGCCGCTATTCTATTTAAATCACTCGGAATCTGTTTTTTAGCTCAGTTCGCCGCGGATTCCTGTAGGGATGCGGGGGAGAGCGCGTTGGCCTCAAAAGTGGAGCTTGCCGGAAAAATTTCAATCGTAGTGTTGTCGCTGCCGCTTTTTGAAAAAATTGCGAGTACGGCGGTCGGCCTGATTGGTGGATAA
- a CDS encoding stage III sporulation protein AE, with product MKKIVCFLVLMILVMSFSSQVHAASKQEDYYTQQLQESGAADLADKLPNDTKKALEDLGIEDTNWKNITSITPKSMFDKIISVVGGKTGEPLRAVVSVIAVMLLCALLNGMKLSFGEKPLGGVIGMVSTLCISVIVVNPIVSCISSAASVIQTAAGFLLACVPVLAGIMIVAGQPATAGSYNLLMMAAGNVISLLSANILVPMMNIFLALSIVSAVSPNINLNGLCEAFNKAAKWIMGFCMTVFTGMLTMHGIVATALDTTGTRTAKFVVSSFVPVVGNALGEALHTINGCVKMLKSGVSAFGLLAGIFVFLPILIECIVWLITLHLCIGIGDIFDLKEINSLLKASSNVIETLLGIILCCMMVLTVSTVIMLIIGGVS from the coding sequence ATGAAAAAAATTGTTTGTTTCTTAGTTCTGATGATCCTCGTAATGAGCTTTTCCTCACAGGTTCACGCTGCGTCGAAACAGGAGGATTACTATACTCAGCAGCTTCAGGAAAGTGGGGCGGCAGATCTGGCAGACAAACTTCCGAACGATACAAAAAAAGCACTTGAAGATTTGGGGATTGAAGATACAAATTGGAAAAACATTACCTCGATTACGCCCAAAAGCATGTTTGACAAAATTATTTCCGTAGTTGGGGGTAAAACAGGCGAGCCTCTCAGGGCTGTGGTTTCAGTTATCGCGGTGATGCTCTTGTGTGCACTTTTAAACGGAATGAAGCTGTCTTTCGGCGAAAAACCCTTAGGTGGGGTAATTGGTATGGTTTCAACACTTTGCATCAGCGTCATTGTTGTTAACCCGATTGTGTCCTGTATCTCAAGCGCGGCGTCGGTTATTCAAACAGCGGCCGGTTTTTTGCTTGCCTGTGTCCCCGTACTGGCGGGAATTATGATTGTAGCAGGCCAGCCAGCCACGGCAGGGTCCTACAATCTTTTGATGATGGCGGCGGGAAACGTAATATCCCTGCTGTCCGCCAATATTCTGGTGCCGATGATGAACATATTTTTAGCGCTTTCCATCGTATCCGCCGTATCACCGAATATTAATCTGAATGGGTTGTGTGAAGCTTTCAATAAGGCAGCAAAATGGATTATGGGATTCTGTATGACCGTATTTACCGGAATGCTTACCATGCACGGCATTGTTGCAACCGCGTTGGACACGACGGGGACCCGCACGGCGAAGTTTGTTGTAAGCAGCTTCGTACCTGTTGTGGGCAATGCGTTGGGAGAAGCGCTCCACACAATCAACGGATGTGTGAAAATGCTCAAATCAGGCGTGAGCGCCTTTGGTCTGCTTGCCGGGATTTTCGTTTTTCTGCCAATTCTTATTGAGTGTATTGTTTGGCTGATCACCCTGCATCTTTGTATTGGAATCGGTGATATTTTTGATCTGAAAGAAATCAATTCTCTGTTAAAGGCTTCCAGTAATGTAATTGAAACACTGCTTGGAATTATTCTGTGCTGTATGATGGTTCTTACAGTTTCAACCGTTATCATGCTGATTATCGGGGGTGTATCATGA
- a CDS encoding stage III sporulation protein AF: protein MNAVKEWSAAICMAALVAAMMQSLIPGGSMERMIKFVIGAFVICALIVPLAKIAPKISASIQQNEDKPGNSQLEGTVEKQLSSAAQESITNLVMTELNNINIKCKNVNVIMDTNEDGSISINKVVVILAKGQGADCEKASAHLEKTLGLKMEVSSDES from the coding sequence ATGAATGCGGTAAAAGAATGGTCGGCCGCAATCTGCATGGCGGCCCTTGTTGCTGCTATGATGCAAAGTCTTATACCGGGCGGTTCCATGGAACGAATGATTAAATTCGTAATTGGCGCCTTTGTTATCTGCGCACTGATCGTCCCGCTTGCAAAAATTGCCCCTAAGATTTCAGCAAGCATCCAGCAAAATGAAGACAAACCCGGCAATTCACAGCTCGAGGGGACGGTGGAGAAACAATTGTCTTCCGCCGCACAGGAAAGCATTACGAATCTTGTGATGACGGAGTTAAATAATATCAATATAAAATGCAAAAATGTTAATGTGATTATGGATACAAATGAAGATGGCAGCATATCAATTAACAAGGTGGTTGTAATTTTGGCAAAAGGACAGGGTGCGGACTGTGAAAAAGCTTCGGCACATTTAGAAAAGACATTAGGACTCAAAATGGAGGTATCTTCCGATGAAAGCTAA
- a CDS encoding stage III sporulation protein AG, which produces MKANDSGLKEEKESIFSKLAENEAYRKIIIIGGLIGIAFIFLSGYLNNDHTDTKAVSSQPVVTAEQYATELETRLTDIVTRIQGAGTAKVLVTLERSTQYVYATEEKRSNQTTEDKSDGSNTKNEVNDNTETNYILVKDADGAQKALAVTEVQPIIKGVVVVCDGGDNPTVQQDVISAVTTALDITSVRVCVIKAK; this is translated from the coding sequence ATGAAAGCTAATGACAGCGGCTTAAAAGAGGAAAAAGAGTCAATCTTCTCTAAGCTGGCGGAGAATGAGGCTTACCGTAAGATCATTATCATCGGCGGCTTAATTGGAATTGCCTTTATTTTTCTTTCCGGTTATTTGAACAATGACCATACCGATACCAAAGCAGTGTCATCCCAGCCTGTGGTTACGGCCGAGCAGTACGCTACAGAACTTGAAACCAGGCTGACGGATATTGTGACCAGGATACAGGGTGCAGGAACGGCCAAGGTTCTCGTAACACTCGAACGGAGCACACAGTATGTGTACGCAACCGAAGAAAAAAGAAGCAATCAGACCACCGAAGATAAGTCAGACGGTTCCAATACTAAAAATGAAGTGAATGACAACACGGAGACCAATTACATACTTGTGAAAGATGCCGACGGTGCACAAAAGGCGCTTGCGGTAACCGAGGTTCAGCCAATCATAAAGGGTGTGGTCGTAGTCTGTGACGGCGGCGACAATCCGACCGTACAGCAGGATGTTATTTCCGCTGTGACAACAGCGCTTGATATTACTTCTGTACGGGTATGCGTCATAAAAGCAAAATAA
- a CDS encoding SpoIIIAH-like family protein has translation MTMGKRQLVLAALIVALGAAVYLNWQFSGSNQLLATNAVTSMSDHEFGEAQLADAPVSGSSKVTSSASSAVQANAAAASYFSEARLSRQKSRDQSVELLEKVLTDAKSNAAAEKDAVAQAALIAQNTLKESNMENLIKAKGFSDCVVFLQNSECSVVVKTTDSSQNNAIVIKDIVAGQSGITYDKIKIVEVK, from the coding sequence ATGACTATGGGAAAGCGTCAGCTTGTTCTTGCGGCATTGATTGTGGCGCTCGGCGCGGCGGTCTATTTAAACTGGCAGTTCTCGGGCAGTAATCAATTGCTTGCTACCAACGCGGTCACTTCAATGTCGGACCATGAATTTGGCGAAGCACAGCTTGCGGATGCTCCGGTATCGGGATCATCTAAAGTAACTTCGTCCGCTTCGTCGGCCGTACAGGCGAACGCAGCCGCGGCTTCGTATTTCAGTGAAGCACGTCTGTCACGTCAAAAATCCAGAGATCAGTCTGTTGAACTTTTGGAAAAAGTTCTAACAGATGCAAAGTCCAACGCCGCAGCGGAAAAAGATGCTGTTGCGCAGGCGGCTTTGATTGCACAAAATACCCTTAAAGAAAGCAATATGGAAAACCTTATTAAGGCAAAGGGGTTTTCGGACTGCGTTGTGTTTCTTCAGAATTCAGAATGCAGCGTTGTGGTTAAGACGACCGATTCGTCTCAGAACAACGCCATTGTCATCAAGGATATTGTTGCCGGTCAGTCAGGAATTACCTATGATAAAATCAAAATTGTTGAAGTGAAATAA
- the nusB gene encoding transcription antitermination factor NusB: MKRHEAREQAFVLIFERSINHDTTEQIIDAAGLSSDIIIDDFAEKIAVGVEENEDALNAQIEKNIRGWKMNRLSKVALALLKLSIFEMIFEKDIPVSVSINEAIDLAKKYGGADDAPFVNGVLGSVAKELEENNTHETDH, encoded by the coding sequence ATGAAAAGACATGAGGCACGGGAACAGGCGTTTGTCCTTATTTTCGAAAGGAGCATCAATCACGATACAACTGAACAAATTATTGACGCGGCTGGTTTGTCGAGTGATATTATCATAGATGATTTTGCTGAAAAAATTGCTGTCGGTGTAGAAGAAAACGAAGATGCTCTCAACGCTCAGATTGAGAAGAATATTCGCGGATGGAAAATGAACCGGCTTTCGAAGGTTGCATTGGCCCTGTTGAAGCTTTCCATCTTTGAAATGATCTTTGAAAAAGATATCCCTGTGAGCGTTTCCATCAATGAAGCGATTGACCTTGCCAAAAAATACGGAGGAGCCGATGATGCTCCGTTTGTGAACGGTGTGCTTGGTTCAGTCGCAAAAGAGCTTGAAGAGAATAATACACATGAAACGGATCATTGA
- a CDS encoding peptidase M22 — protein MKRIIDTLGVDTSNYTTSAALFQDGAVLQQKMLLPVKQGELGLRQSDAVFHHVQQLPLVLEALFHGKLSINAVGASARPRDLEGSYMPCFTVGLGAAKAIALSLGIPMYTFSHQAGHIAAALYSTDQLSLLHQKFIAFHVSGGTTEAVLVTPDEQSIFHTEIIAQSLDLKGGQAVDRVGAMLGLSFPSGKTLEQMALKTDVTFKIKPSLKGADCSLSGVENQCGDMLRKGRPGEEIASYCLHAVLAALDGMTAELLKQYGRLPLLFAGGVMSNCIIRNALTKKYGAYFAAPEFSADNAAGIAVLTSIKGA, from the coding sequence ATGAAACGGATCATTGATACGCTCGGTGTTGACACCAGCAATTATACAACTTCTGCCGCCCTTTTTCAGGATGGGGCAGTTTTACAGCAAAAAATGCTTCTGCCGGTAAAGCAGGGAGAACTTGGCCTGCGCCAGAGCGACGCCGTATTTCATCATGTGCAGCAGCTCCCGCTGGTGCTTGAAGCGCTGTTCCATGGAAAGCTCTCCATCAATGCGGTCGGTGCTTCCGCTCGTCCGCGCGACCTTGAGGGCTCCTATATGCCGTGTTTTACCGTCGGACTTGGTGCCGCGAAGGCAATTGCACTTTCGCTCGGCATACCGATGTACACGTTTTCTCATCAGGCCGGGCATATTGCGGCCGCGCTGTATTCTACCGACCAGCTTTCCCTGCTCCACCAAAAATTTATTGCGTTTCATGTATCCGGAGGTACCACAGAAGCGGTTCTTGTGACGCCGGACGAACAGTCAATTTTCCATACGGAAATCATTGCGCAGTCTCTGGATTTAAAAGGCGGACAGGCAGTGGACAGGGTGGGCGCAATGCTGGGACTTTCGTTTCCTTCCGGAAAAACGCTGGAGCAGATGGCATTAAAAACAGATGTGACTTTTAAAATAAAACCTTCACTAAAAGGGGCCGATTGTTCACTTTCAGGTGTTGAAAACCAATGCGGGGATATGCTGCGAAAAGGAAGACCGGGAGAAGAAATTGCTTCATATTGCCTGCATGCTGTTTTAGCGGCGCTTGATGGGATGACGGCCGAACTGCTCAAACAATACGGAAGGCTTCCGCTTTTGTTTGCGGGCGGGGTCATGTCAAACTGTATCATCAGAAATGCGCTGACTAAAAAATACGGCGCCTATTTCGCCGCACCGGAGTTTTCGGCGGATAATGCAGCAGGAATTGCGGTTTTAACCTCAATAAAGGGGGCATAA
- the xseA gene encoding exodeoxyribonuclease VII large subunit: protein MMDLPVVLSITQLNTYIKSQFDGDENLTHVFVSGEISNFTNHYKSGHFYLSLKDEKCVIKAVMFAQSARRLRFMPQDGMKVIARGRVSVYEASGQYQLYIEDMQPDGLGALNMAFEQLKVKLEAEGLFAAGRKKPLPAFPKRIGVITSPTGAAVHDITSILARRYPLAEIVFCPVLVQGEGAAPQLVDALERFNRLLCADVIILGRGGGSLEDLWPFNEESVAQAVAASKVPVISAVGHETDYTICDFVADLRAPTPSAAAELAVPDIAELEYTVRYDAAHLKQSIQKKLAGFKQELDVLTASYSFRSPLNLVELERVRADQLTARLTECIRRKTTDAKSALSTVSGRLNALSPLATLSRGYSIIYDENQHIVTRVSDVRTGGRISVLLNEGKLGCVVDSMEEKHE, encoded by the coding sequence ATGATGGATTTGCCGGTTGTCCTGAGTATCACGCAGCTGAATACCTATATCAAATCCCAATTTGACGGTGATGAAAATCTGACACATGTTTTTGTCAGCGGCGAGATTTCCAATTTTACCAACCACTATAAATCCGGACATTTCTATTTGTCCCTCAAAGATGAAAAATGCGTGATAAAAGCGGTCATGTTTGCCCAAAGCGCCCGACGCCTTCGTTTTATGCCGCAGGACGGCATGAAGGTGATTGCGCGCGGTCGTGTGAGCGTTTATGAAGCTTCGGGACAGTATCAGCTTTATATTGAAGACATGCAGCCCGATGGCCTTGGAGCGCTGAATATGGCGTTTGAGCAGCTGAAAGTAAAATTAGAAGCAGAAGGCCTTTTTGCCGCGGGCAGAAAAAAACCGCTGCCTGCGTTTCCGAAGCGTATCGGCGTGATTACTTCGCCTACCGGCGCGGCAGTACACGATATCACATCCATTCTTGCGCGCAGATATCCTTTGGCCGAAATTGTTTTTTGCCCCGTACTGGTACAGGGAGAGGGAGCCGCGCCCCAGCTTGTGGATGCACTGGAACGCTTTAACCGTCTTCTGTGTGCCGATGTCATCATCCTTGGTCGGGGGGGCGGTTCACTGGAAGACCTCTGGCCCTTTAATGAAGAAAGCGTGGCGCAGGCCGTCGCCGCTTCAAAAGTACCGGTCATTTCCGCGGTCGGGCATGAAACGGATTATACAATCTGCGATTTTGTGGCGGATCTGCGTGCTCCCACGCCGTCGGCGGCCGCAGAGCTTGCTGTGCCGGACATTGCAGAACTGGAATACACCGTTCGTTATGATGCAGCCCATTTAAAACAGAGTATTCAAAAAAAGCTTGCGGGTTTCAAGCAGGAGTTGGATGTGCTGACAGCCAGTTATTCTTTCAGAAGTCCATTGAATCTGGTTGAACTTGAGCGTGTTCGCGCGGACCAGCTTACTGCAAGGCTAACGGAATGCATCCGCAGAAAAACGACGGATGCCAAATCCGCACTTTCTACTGTAAGCGGCAGATTGAACGCACTAAGCCCGTTGGCAACACTTTCACGAGGATATTCCATTATATATGATGAGAATCAGCATATCGTCACCCGTGTTTCCGATGTAAGGACAGGCGGACGAATTTCGGTGCTTTTAAATGAAGGTAAGCTTGGCTGTGTGGTTGACAGCATGGAGGAGAAACATGAATAA
- the xseB gene encoding exodeoxyribonuclease VII small subunit has product MNKKMTFEDAMAKLSEIVNQLENGNESLENSLKLFEEGSALASLCYGKLENAEQKIRQITEFEEAGGEKNA; this is encoded by the coding sequence ATGAATAAAAAGATGACTTTTGAGGATGCCATGGCAAAATTAAGTGAAATCGTCAATCAGCTGGAAAACGGAAATGAGTCGCTTGAAAACTCTCTGAAACTGTTTGAAGAGGGTTCCGCGCTTGCTTCTCTTTGTTATGGAAAGCTCGAGAACGCCGAGCAAAAGATCAGACAAATAACCGAGTTTGAAGAGGCCGGCGGTGAAAAGAATGCCTAA